The Arvicanthis niloticus isolate mArvNil1 chromosome 2, mArvNil1.pat.X, whole genome shotgun sequence genome includes a window with the following:
- the LOC117703760 gene encoding neuronatin-like, producing the protein MAAVAAASAELLIIGWYIFRVLLQPLPNPSYGSLCTKVPLVLFVPARSRAHILAQTLSPVRPRQPGTKTQGCGGRPLRTITTSAVFLECCIYWVGFAFRNPPGTQLIARSEVFRYSLQKLAHTVSS; encoded by the exons ATGGCCGCAGTGGCAGCAGCCTCGGCAGAACTGCTCATCATCGGCTGGTACATCTTCCGCGTGCTGCTGCAG CCCCTACCCAACCCATCCTATGGATCCCTGTGTACCAAAGTGCCGCTGGTACTATTTGTCCCCGCCCGTTCCCGTGCCCACATCCTCGCGCAGACCCTGTCCCCAGTGCGCCCGCGCCAGCCGGGAACAAAGACTCAGGGGTGCGGCGGCCGCCCGCTGCGGACGATCACGACCAGCGCG GTGTTCCTGGAATGCTGCATTTACTGGGTAGGATTCGCTTTTCGAAATCCTCCAGGGACACAGCTCATTGCGAGAAGTGAG GTGTTCAGGTACTCCCTGCAGAAGCTGGCGCACACGGTGTCCTCCTAA